The region TGGGGCTGTCCTGATCCTACTGGGTGACTGCCACCAAGGTGTCCCCAACacaggaaaaacagggaaaaccaGACCTGAGGGGTGACCCACGGCCCTGTGGCAGGGGAATCTCAGGCAGGTGAAAATGGAGAGGAGAGGgatgcagaggaggaggaagaggaggaaggtgtCAGGGCACCTGTGAGGGCCTCacagcccaaggtgccacctGCAGCCAAGGAGTGACAGGGGAGTCTCGTCACTTGGGGGTCACTCTGGGAGCCAGGGACTCTGGGGCTGCCCCCGCCACTGTCCCTGCCCCACACAGCTGAGCCCACCCTGCCCGGGCATTCAGGAAGGGACTGGAAGAAATCCCTTGTCCCTGGGCTGCACGGGGCCCTGTCCCCCACCTGCCCTCGCCCCCGGGGCCATTGCCCAGCCCggtgctccccacagccccagccccagcccggctgcgggcactgacctgccaggacctgcccGGTGCCCTGACACAGAACAGCAGCACCTCCCGTGCCCCGAGAGCCTTTGGgatgagcagggctgccctcgggtgctgtcccctctgtccggGGCCGAGCAGCTCCGCTCTGAGCCCAGACCCACAacagggcaggaggtgctgtgggagagctgggtgGTGCCCGGGCAGGAATGCAGGGGATGGGACACCAGgagcagcctccctgctgccGAATTAATGCACTAACACTGCTGCAGGATGAGAATAAAGCTAACAAACACACTGAGCTTCCATGGCTGTGCCtctctgcagccagcactgccgGGCTTTGGGATTGTCTGGGGTGGTGGGgacccccaggagcccaaaccAATCCtaatgatgcaggagaaggtgctcagggctgagccccaggcatGGATACACTCCGGGGGCCAGCAGCCACAAGGGACTGAGCAGGGGAGGGATCACACAGTGGGGAGGGAGAGATCCCCTTCCCTGATGGGAACCAGGGATCTCCTGGGGGTTCTTCACCCTCAAACCCAGCTCCTTGCCCACACAatgccaggctgcagctcctggggctgccagggttGGCTGCAgctttggggctgggggtggattGGGGATCCTGCACATCATCAAATGTTCAAgggccagagcagcactgggaccCTCCGTGCCCTcctggacacagggacagagggacggagggacagagggacagagggattTCTGCTGAACTCCTGGCACATCCTGGCACATCTGCTGGCACATCCTGCTCCATGCTGAGGATTAAGTGTCCCCCaaaaccctgcagagctgtcacAGCCTTTGGGGGATGTTTGAGGTGACTTTGTCAGGCACAAACATTGACTCTCAACTGTGGGGAGTTGGGTGAGTTAAAAgcaccccaaaagcagccattgctgaaaaaaaaaaaaaaccaacaccaaatcagcttgaaaaatatttttcccttcacaagttaaaaaaaaacaacaacaaccaaaattAAAAGTTATGGGTTTGCTCCAGCTGAGGAGCTCAAAAGGGACCCTGAAGGGTTTGGGACACACAGTTCTCAACATGGAAAACAAGGCAAACAAGGGTGAGAAAAGCAAGGATTAATTGGATTAAAATAGTTTGGTGGATGTTTTTAGCAGCCTCTTAGAAAAACAGCTGTAATAAATCACTGGTGCAGATCAAGAACTCTACAGTTTGGCCAGAACATCTTGCACCAGCTCcaagttttcttttgaaaaggaCTTTATTGAGCTTTGACCCCCACTGCCAACCATGGCAGAGCCAGGAACAAATCCTGGCAGTGTGAAATCCCACCTGGAGCAAACCCTGGCCCTGTCAAATCCTGCCTGTCCCTACTGAGCTGTGCCCAAACAGGGACTTCCCCACATCAGTCCTTGCTGTCCCACTGCCCTgaggggagggagagcaggagttTGGCAGTGTTTGACTGTTGATGGCCAGACCTGGGGAATTTCCATTGGGAGAACAGCCCAGGGTGTCCAAGTGCCCCTGGGGATGATGTCCCAGCCTGGATGGGCTCTTGAATGCccgccagcagcagcccacTTGGGcaaggatgatgatgatgatgatgatgatgatgctcATATTTCCTCCCCACTCAGGGCACTCAGACCCTgagtgcccacacaggcaaggaggatgaggatgatgatgatgatgctcATGTTTCCTCCCTGTGGGCCCTGCCTGGATGCCCAGGTGGGTgaggatgaagatgatgatgatgatgatgatgatgaagctCATGTTTCCTGGACCCCACCTGCCCCCGCAGCTCAGCTCTCAGCTCACACCACGACCTGCCTGACCTGGAAAGGGCCCAGTGGGTCTCACAGCCCCATCCTCTGTCACCATTCCCACAATCTCTGCTCCACTGCGTTTCTCCTGAGCCTTCCCACCAGTCCCCAGGGATTTTGCCTTTCCCACAAGCTGGGCATGcagcaggctgctcccagccctgccctcctcaccctgAGCCTTGGCACCACTCAAGCAGCGTGCCTGCTCCCACCAGAGCTGTGACTCTTGTGCTGGGGCTGTTCTGGCACCAGAATCCTCCATCCTGATCTTGGGCAGCTCCAGGACCTTCTTTTGCTGAGGTCTCCAGTGCTCAGCTGTTGTCAGGTGTGCAAAGGCAGGAGGAGTGGCACCACAACAGCGTGCAGGGACACACGTGTCCCCTCAAGGGGTGCCACCAAGGTCAATATTCCCACACCAGGCCTCGGGATGAACCTGGACCTGCCATCAGGTGCCTGGTGGTTTCTCCAGGGCAGGTGGGAGCAAGTGCTTCCAGTCTGCTGGGGTGACTCTGCCATTTGCTGCACTGGGTTTGGGAAACAAATGGACCTGAATTGTTATCAATTGTCATCAATTGCATCTCCTAGAATCCCTCAGTAACTGTGGACTGGggtgggagaggaaagggaCTATCTGGGTTTAGGTTTCTCCTCCAAAACCACCAccctgttttctttcccttgaaTCTCTCCTTATCCAAGAGACTCTCCCATACCCATCTGTGAGGGCACCCTGCTCAGAGACCACAGCACCACAGCCTGGGAGTTAAACTTTATTGTGCACAACTTCTGCCCTGGCTGATGCCAAAGTCCAGCTCTGAGGTTTCTGCTCAACCCTGgtgctcctgctccctcagcTGACCTGGTAACACTTCATCAGCTCCACCACCGTCCTCTCCTCCTCAGCTCCCTTTTCCAGGTGGGTCTCCATGGGATGggcttccctccctgcctcgcagctgcccaggcagccaggctggccagcagcctgccaatccctgccctgcagcttcctgaacaactcctggctgctctgcttcTCCGCCTGGCTCAGGAGAGCCACGTTGAGCCCGAAGCGCTTGGTGCCCgccaggctctgcaggatcTGCAGGACGGCAGCTCTGTCTCCAGGATGGATGttctctgccagcactgccaggaacTCCCCCAGCAGGCCAAAGCCCACATCAGCCTGGAAGATCCTGCCCAGGGCCTCCCCTccgagctccagcagcagctggtatTTCTCTGTCCCACTTTTCAAGCATCTGCGCCAGTGTCGGTGAAATTCCGCCGCGGTGCCAGGCAGCTGATCCAGCTCCTGGGGAGAAAGGGACACTCAGCTCCTTTTGTTTTGGTCCCACTTGAAAACTGTGATCCCCTCACCCCAATCAGCCCATGGACAGCTGAGATGTTTTGACCAGGGGCTTTGGCAGCacgaggagctgctgaggggggaaaggggaaggcaGGGAAATGGCAGGTGCCTTTAACCCTGAGAaatctgggaattcctgggggaaaggggaaggcaGGGAAATGGCAGGTGCCTTTAACCCTGAGAaatctgggaattcctgggggaaaggggaaggcaGGGAAATGGCAGGTGCCTTCAACCCTGAGAaatctgggaattcctgggggaaaggggaaggcaGGGAAATGGCAGGTGCCTTTAACCCTGAGGAACCAGGAAAATCCAGGGGAACAAGGGGAAAACAAGGAAATGGTAGGTGCCTTCAACCCTGAGAAACCAGGGAACTCCAGGGGGGAAGGGAAGTGTGGATGAGCTGTGACACCAGTGTGAACACAGAGGGCTGTGGAGTGACCCCAGCCCCAAGCAGAGTCAgactctgcccagcctggatccaccagccctgcctgggaagggATCTCATGGAGATCAGAACACTCTgagcacagagaagaaaaaccaGAGAGTGGCAGAGAAAAGGTGGGAGATGCAAACCCCAGCAAATGTGCAGGTGCCCTGTCTGTACCACCTGGCACTGGTGGGtctgtggcagagcagaggctgagagCTGAGCTCCATTCCCAGGTAAAGGAAATCCCATTTTATGCCAGCTCTAATGAACTGCTGAGCAAGCCCTGCTGGGTCACACAGGCTGAGGGAGGAGACAGATGTGCAGCTTTTCTACAGCCAGGGAACAAAGCAAAGTGACatcagctggggctgagcacagctggaGAAGCTCTGGAGATCTGAGCCTGGTGCTGATGGGGCCAGGAGCAGGATTTGCTTGGGGAGACCATGGCTCAGTCCAAGCAAACACAGCCCTCCTCAGGAGAGATGCAAAAATAAACAGAGGTCAGTGAAACCCAGCACCATAAACAGCCCTTGAGACTGTTTATAAGGCACTCCATGAAACTGCCTTATCATGGGAACATCCATGGGAAACATCCAGTGACCAGGACACCCCAGCAaggacagagcccagggcaggggcaggaggtgaCCCCAAGCACAAACAGGGAcagaaaatgtcctgtccctgttcccccctgctcagggaccaggGAGCTCATCAGGCTGGGCAGGATtaacccagcccagctctcctccATGGCCATCAAAGCACGGGCACTTCCCTGTGCTCAGGGAatgcctgcagccagaggctgCTCCAGGGAGGAGCCTGGtgctcagccctggctctgggcaggatgcagctgctcccagccagcagggacagctcccagactGCTCCCGAGTCCCACTGGGAGCTCTGGGTACCACAGGGAGGGAGCAGACTCCTCCTGAAGGGGCCCAGCCTGATCCAAACCCTGACATTCCAGGGGCCAGGAGGGCTGGCTCACACCAGACTGTTCTGCATTGCAGTTGACACCCAGGTGCTTCCTGAGCCATTTCCAGCCTCTCCCTCACCTGTGGGATCTCCACAGCGCAGGCAGGCGCTGcctcagctggggctgcacagggaTTCCACAGCACGttcctcctctgtcccagcctgtccttcttctccagAGGCTTCAGGTGAGAAGCCAGCACAATCTCCCTAGagggagagggacaggagggacacgTGGCAGGAGGAAACACTTGGAGGctccaagctgctgctctgggccagTTTCTGACTTTGGGGcacccagaggggctggaggagcaggccCTGACCAGCACAAGGAAAAACCAGCCTGAAATCCCTCGGGAATCCCATCAAGATATCTGGGGAAGAAGCCACTTGAAGGTGCTTTCCTCccctcagggatcagggggcatgGGGAATGGGGCAGCCATGAACCCATGAGGGGAATCTGAGCTGGTCCCAGGATGTCCCACAAGAGGGGTCAGTCCTGGATCTGCCCGAGGGTCCTGGATGGCAAAGGACAGGGAGCCCCCAGATGGATCCTGGGGAttggagggcactgggaatgCCCAACACTGCCCCGTgggacagccctgccagcccagagcccctggacacagcagggacacaccgGGGACAGGCTGGCAAGGGCCAtggcacacagggcacacagggcacagtcaccctctgctctgcactcccCGCACGGCCTGGGGTGGGACTGGGAGGAGGGACAGTGTcccggggaggggacagtgtcccggggaggggacagtgccaccccgCTGCTGGCTACAGCCGGGCCACCTCAGGGACCGACCCGAGCCCATACGGGGCCacctgaggagctctgggacaAACCTCAGAGCGGGCTCTGCCCTCGGGGCTGTCCGGGCACCGCGAGGGAGGCTGCTGCCGCTCGCCCATCGCACCCCGAGGGCTCCCCGAGCCCCCGAGCGAGTTCCCGGCTCCCTCGGGCCGCTCCCCGAGCCCCGGACCTGAACTGCCCGTAGTCGGGGACGCCCTGGCGCAGCGCCCGCAGCTTGGCCTCGCCctcccgctgccgccgctcGTCCTCGGCCAGCGCCGCCCGCAGCTCCCGCTGCAGCACCGGGAGCGCCCCGGCCGGCTCCATCCCCGGGAGACGTGGGGACGGGGCCggcctgggggcacagggaccctcctgtcGAACAGCCCTGCCTGGAGGACGCGCCTGTGGCACGGCAGCCCCGACCTTATCGCGACAGACCCGCCCTGTGCCCCCGCTGcggcagcccagggccgcgcCCGCGGGTGGCAGCCGGGACCCTCTCCCGTGTGCGAAGCCCCAGGCCCCGGCACggcgccggccccgcggccgcgccTCTGTCGCGACAGCGCCGCCGGTGACGGAGCCGGGCCCGCGCTCTGTCGCGACAGCGCCGCCGGCGCGCCGGCACCGCGCAAGGCCCCCGGGCTGCCCCGGCCGCGCCCGACGGaaccggccccgccgccccgcgctgccccgcgGCCCCCGGGACGCTCCGGAACCGGCCCCGACCCGGCCCCGCGCCCACCCGGCGCTTCTCCAGCGGGCGCGGCGCTGGCGGCGGGCGCGGAACGCTCTGTCGAGACAGGCGGCTAGGGCAGCCCGGGGGCCTTCGGCAGCGGCGGCGCCGGCGAGGgcagcggcgggagcggggccggggcaggtgagggagagagagaacCGGGGCAGGgatcgggaccgggaccggggctggggctggggctgggaccggggctggggctggtgagggagagagagaacCGGGACCGGGGCCgagaccgggaccgggaccggggctggggctggtgaggaagagcggggctgggagcggtgagggagagagagaacCGGGGCAGGGACCGGGGCCGGGGCAGGGACTGGTGAGAGAGAGCGGCACCGGAAccggggctggggcaggtgagAGAGAGCGGGAACCGGGGCTGGGaccggggctggggcaggggcaagGGCAGGTGAGGGAGAGCGGGAACCGGgatcgggaccgggaccggggctggggctggggctggggctggtgagggagagcggggccggggctgggacttcgggcagggccggggcttggggctggggcCCCGGTGCCACGGGCCCTGAGGGGGTTCTGTCACGGCCCTGAGGGGGTTCTGTCACGGCCCCGGGGCGGTTCTGTCACGGCCCCGGTCTCTGCCCCCCCCGACGCTCTCCCCGCCCCCAGCATGGACACCGACCTGTACGATGAGTTTGGGAACTACATCGGGCCCGAGCTGGACTCGGACGATGACGACGACGAGCTGGGCCGGGAGGCCAAAGACCTGGACGAGGTGAGGAGGGGCAGCGAGCCCGGGGCTCGTCCCGAGCCGGCccgggctgctcctgccccccgCGGGGCCTGAGGGCCGAGCTCCGGGTGGGGCTGCTGTTCAGGGAACTCCCAAAATCCCTTCCTGGCCTAGAGAGAGAGATCTGGCTGGAATGGCGGGGGAGCcagagctcctgggctgggctgggtttggtgtCAGCCCCTGGTGGGTCTGAGCCCCTCAGGGgggagctgaggctgctgcagggagctggatcCCCACGGCcacggggggagcagggggctgccccaggggggattggggagcccctcccctgccctgctggcctgTGGGTGGGGTTGTGTTCCCAGGGGTGGTTCTTGCCTTGGGCTGTGGGGGGTCCCTGCAAGtccaggagctgtgggaagagctgtgctgctcctccaggagctgctgccagggcaccccgtgggtgctggggctgcactgggggtCCCTGCCTCGGGGGGCACCCCAGGCCTGGCCCCTGGGggctccacagcagctcagggcgAGCCTTGGTTGCAGctggaggatgatgatgatgatgatgacatgggGGAGCACGACGAGGAGCACCCCGGGATGGAGGTGGTGCTGCACGAGGACAAGAAGTACTACCCCACAGCTGAGGAGGTCTATGGGCCTGAGGTGGAGACCATCGTGCAGGAGGAGGACACACAGCCACTCACTGGTCAGTGGGGAGGGCTGGAGGGGGGGAAGGCTCTCCATGGATCCTTGGGAAGGGGGAATAGGATTCCCTTCTGCCCTGCCCCTTTGGAGCCCCTCATAGCCCCAGGAACTCTGCAGATTTGGGCACTTGTGGTCTTTGCAAACCCAAACAGGGTATCTTTGGAAGAACAGGAATCAGCAGAGGTGGGAGAGCTATTTGAGGCAGAAGTAAATGTATTTAACTGATCTCCTTTGATCCCTGTGTGCTGGAATGGTTCAGTGaccatctcctgcagccttgacAAACAGCTGGGAGAATCTGTCAGCCAGGAAGCTGAGGGGTTGTCAGCTCCAGTCCTCATCCTGGGGCCATTCCtgaccctgctgctccagggctctgGGAACAGTTTGTTGTTCTGTCTCTTGTTGCAGAGCCCATTATCAAACCTGTGAAAACCAAGAAGTTCTCCCTGATGGAGCAGACCCTGCCAGTCACTGTCTACGAGATGGAGTgagtgtggggctgggggcacggctggggctgccactgacctcagagcagccagctgccagcttCTGAACCCAAAACAAGAGACGTGCAGGACACTTTCACAGACATTTCCCTCCCCAGGGAACATGGGCACAGGGTGGGGATGGACACAACAGGGAATCTCACCTCAGGGGCTGAGGTCAAGCTCCATAGCAACAGCTTGTGGCTCAGGAAACCTTCTTGGAATTATTTAGGTtgcaagggaccttaaaacccatccagtgccacccctgccatggcagggacaccttccactgtcccagtttgctcccagccccatccagcctggccttgggcactgccaggggtggagcagccccagctgctctgggcaccctgttcAATATCCACATGGTCAGTGTGTAGCACACATCATTGGGGCATTCTGGGTTGATCCCAGTCTCAGATGAGGTCCCATCTATTCCAGTTTCCATtgggaattaatttttttgctgCTGGGTGGGTGCAGAGTGCTGTGCAGTCAGCAGggcactgcagctgtgctgggtgggTCTGTTCCTTGTGTGCCAAAGCAGCTCCTTGGacaccagggctgggagaaaacctggaaaaaattccaaattaatttaaaattggaGATGTAGTATATCAAACGAGTTTTCTATGGAATAAAAACCATCCTGGGCTTTTCCTGGTAGAAGCCTGATGTTGATCTGAGCATTGTGGGCAGGGGGTCTGTGAGCCTGTAcctgcagtgtgtgtgtgctgtcTCTCTCTGGGATGAGCAGGTGGAGCTGTGGGGGTCTCTCTCCTTGGGCTCATCTCTCCACCCACACTTTGTGGCCTGTCAGGCTTTCCCAGTTTAAGTGTTcccctgcaggggcagctgtggctgagcagcagtgccctggggctgggcggtgcctgcagagggacagggtgTTCCTGGAGCTGGGGTTCACCCagggctccctcagctgcccagggctgtgctcagtgcctgcagggctcagcagagctggagcagagcccaggagctgctggggctggcttttCTCAGCCCTTGCTTTGGCTCAGTCCCTGACCTGGGCTCTGCATTATCCACCCTGATCCCTGTGTGCTCTGCTCCTTCCATTTGTAATTAAttcatttttctcctatttGTTGATATAAATGGTTAGGATGGGCCACAAGAAATTCCTTGTGGGATGTAGCCAGAAACCTGCAAGCTTGGTATTGATTTCCCATTTAGCCTTATTTTCAGACCAATTAGGAAGGTTCTAATCTGGGTTAGTATTGATTGCTATATTTTTTAGCTCTTAATCAAAATGTTTTACATTAAGAAGTCTATTGCATCAgtgaaaatttaatttgtttaaaaaggaaattatttgacAGCACTTATTCTCTGCAggcctctggcagtgactgcatgtTTTATAGCCTCCCATTATTTTTTAGGGGTGGTAATTTAGGATCTCAATTATCTTTTGGCCAGCATCCATCCAGAAGTGACCAGCTCATCATTACCCAGCTCAGCTGCTAATTTGAAAAAGACTTAATTCCTTGAGTCCCTGGAATGTCACCGTTTTAAGGCTTGAAAATCAGAATTAATGGTGTGTGAGCCCCTTTCAGAGCTCCGTGGGGTGCTTGTTATCCAGCACCACCATTTACCTGACTGCCTGCCATGGTTTGAGTGGAAGTGCTTCATCATCTGAGTCCATGGATGTGATTTTTGCTCCAGTACTGActagaagagaagaaaaatattcaataaTATTCAATTGCTGGCAGCTTTACCAGCTCTGTATCCTCCCACCCACTGCCATCTGTCTGGGACTCCAACTCTCTTGTCCTCCCCATCTGGAAAGTGGGATTCTTCCTCcgcagggcactgccaggataAAAGTTTGGCAAAGATTCAGGGGGCACCTTGGATTGAAAGTGTAGCTGAAAAGCAGCACCTACTTTTCTTAGACACAGCAGAAGCCTCCAACAGCCTTTTGTGTTTTGTTCCTGCAGTTTCCTGGCAGATCTGATGGACAACTCGGAGCTGATCCGGAACGTGACTCTGTGTGGGCACCTGCACCACGGCAAGGTGCTCTCCATGTCcacaaggcagggctggggatggtgacctgctctgccagccctccTGGCCCCTGgttctctgcagcagcaccttctgctcctcctgctcatGCACTTATTTACAGAATCCAAGGATGgattggcttggaagggaccttaaagcccacccagtgccacccttgccatggcagggacacctcccactgccccaggctgctccaagccccatccaacctggccttgggcactgccagggatccaggggcagccccagctgctctgggcaccctgtgccagggcctgcccaccctcacagagaggaattccttcccactATCCCACCTAACTCTGCCCTCCAGCTTGAggccattccccttgtcctggcactgGGTTTCCCTGTGAAATGTGTAGATATTTTTGTGGGTTGAATTTGTAGGTTTTACAATACCCTGCTCAgcgtgctgtgctgctgctggagggatggggctgtgtttgtgtgtgtctgaAGGAGGCAGCTCCTTTCTGTGCTCTCTTCCAGACGTGTTTTGTTGACTGCCTGATCGAGCAGACGCACCCGGAGATCCGGAAGCGCGACGATCAGGATGTGAGTGAGCTGCTGGGAActcccaccctggggacacggggtggCTTCTGCACCCTGAGGAGGGGCACTGTGCATGGGGACAGGGTGCTTCAGTGGCTGGAATGTAGGATTGGGAAGCCAGAGCTCAGTCCTAGTTCTGCTTCTGTCCCTTACTTGTCACCTTAGTGATGTGCCAGAGTTATCGTGTCCTGCTTCAAACTGAGTGTCTGGTACCAAAATGTGAgactgatttttgttttgcctttgcAGCTCTGCTACACTGATATATTGTTCACAGAGCAGGAGGTGAGTGGTCTTGTAGTGATTTTATCCAGTTGTCTCATGCTTTACTCACAGTTGTTGTAGGCAGTTTCCTTGTCCATTTTAATGCCTTTTTGTGCCTTCCACATTTTGGTTATTTTCTTTATCAATAAAACAATCTGCTCCTCTTGTTTGCTTCAGGAAGATTCCTGATCCAACTTCCTTCCCTCATCTTCATGTATGATTTTATAACTTGTTTAATGTTAAATCTACAGCAGAGTCACCCCAGTCTGGGGataatttttactttctttgagagaaaaaggaggaggggatttgcagtagtggtagaagagaaaaaaatttttttcaaaataaatacatttctgCTTGTTTTCCTTAGCTCTGACTCCATGTGGTTGGGCATGAGTGGGAATGTTATTTTGTGTCATGACCAGAACAATCCtttgaagcatttttttttctcctctcagtGTTTATACTTTATACTCTGTGTGATCAAATCTTGTGCTTTGAGGCGTAACTTGGTGGCAGCAGAGGGTGAAAGCACAAACAAACACCCACATTGTGTCTCAGGTGTTGCTGAGATCAGGTGTGGAGGGTGCAGTGGTGGCTCACCAGTGTGACCAGTACAGatgggagagcagggctgggtgctgtGGTGATCTGAGGTTATGGCTCTCTTCCAGGAtgagtgttttcttctttccatcTTTCTGATTCTTTTCTTGATCATCTTCTATGTCTGTACGTGGTGATCCCTGTGTGTTTCTGTACAGAGTGatccttttgtttattttttttaacctgtaaTCCTGGTTTCCTGTGTTTCAGAGGGGGGTGGGGATCAAGAGCACCCCAGTGACGATTGTTCTGCCAGACACCAAAGGAAAATCTTTCCTCTTCAACATCATTGACACGCCAGGTGATTGTGCAGTCCTGAAAATCCTGCTGTGGGAAGCACTTAGCTGTGTTTTGTACTTTTTATAGTCACTCCAGCCTAGTCCTGAGCCTTCAGCTGAGTTCATTCCTGTGAAGTCACTTCCAGCAGTACTgacccaggatggtttggggtgaagggaccttaaagtctattgagttccaaccccctgccatgggcagggacaagtCAGGCTCGTGTCTGTGATTAGCTGGCCTGTTGAGGGCTGGTGAGGCTGAAGAGGTGTTTCTCAAGCAGCACAGGTAGAGTTTTCTTTCCCAGATATTGCCATGTGCAGGGGGACCCTGCTTTGCTCAAATGCCTCACAGTTAGACTCAGCAAGTTCCTCAGGCCTCTGACAGGCTTCTGTGGAGGGAACATAATCACAGATCAACTTGTAAGAAACTTTAGGGAAGAGGGTCTTGGGACAcatctgctgagctgcagctcagggaggtTAGAGcgcaggaggaggctggggggAGAGACATCTGTTGTCTTTGAGAAGAaatcttcctccttttcctgaaGTGCTTGCACAGAGCTGTGAGAAAAACAGTCACAAATGTGAGGAAGGATGCCTGTCAAACAAGTTGTGTACATTCTCAAAATACAGCATTAGAGCTGAGGCTAAATGCCCATGgggagctctggcagctgctcccaggtcCCCATCTGAGGAGGAACCATCTCCCTTCTGCCTCTCTGGGTACCAGCAACCAGAGGAATCTGCAGAGCCCTTGGCTTCCCaccctgtgtgctgctgctgctgctgcaccagggCTCTCAGTGCTTCTCACTGCCCCCCTTTGTGTGGTTTTGAAGGTCATGTGAATTTCTCTGACGAGGTGACAGCCGGCCTGCGCATCTCGGACGGCGTCGTGCTCTTCATCGACGCGGCCGAGGGGGTGAGTGCCACCTGCTCCTGGGGCTCACGTCCCTCCCTCTGgactctgtgctgctgccctaGCATGGAGGCCTGGGATGGGTTCAGCTTTCTGCGGTGAAGGGCTTTTGGAGGACAGTTGGGGAAGTGAGGGTGTTTTCCATCTGAACAGGCAGCCAGGCCTGTGGCTGCTGTGTCCAGGCTGATGTGATGCTGTG is a window of Passer domesticus isolate bPasDom1 chromosome 27, bPasDom1.hap1, whole genome shotgun sequence DNA encoding:
- the CCDC103 gene encoding coiled-coil domain-containing protein 103, which produces MEPAGALPVLQRELRAALAEDERRQREGEAKLRALRQGVPDYGQFREIVLASHLKPLEKKDRLGQRRNVLWNPCAAPAEAAPACAVEIPQELDQLPGTAAEFHRHWRRCLKSGTEKYQLLLELGGEALGRIFQADVGFGLLGEFLAVLAENIHPGDRAAVLQILQSLAGTKRFGLNVALLSQAEKQSSQELFRKLQGRDWQAAGQPGCLGSCEAGREAHPMETHLEKGAEEERTVVELMKCYQVS